In the genome of Zobellia nedashkovskayae, the window GTCTATATTCCGTGCAACAACTGGTGAACGGAAAAGTTTATACTGATTATGACCTAGAGTCCTTCTCTTTTGGCGAAACTAGGTATATCAACACTTTAATAGATTATTACTACTATGGCAAATATCGCCAGCGAATTCAATTGCTCTATAAGTCACCCGGGAATAGGTTAAGTATCTATAACAAACTTGAAAATGATGGTAAAATAGTGGTTCGTGAAGGACTGAGCTACAAAGTAGAATTATTGATAAAAGATTATGCGGGTAATTTAACGAAAGCCATCATACCTGTAGAGGGCAAAAAAGAACCTGTAAAAGTTGAAAAGGACGAAAAAAAGACGGAAAACTATGTGATTGCCAAAAAACCGAACAATTACGATTTAGGTGCTGCAAAAGTATATTTTCCTTCAAATACCTTTTATGATGATTTTTACATTGATTTGAAGAAAGATGATGATACCGTTAAGATACATAATTCCCGTGTTGCCGCTCACCGCAATTTCACCATTACTTTTGATGTATCTAAATACACCGAAGCCGAAAAGAAGCAAATGTTCATAGCACGTCTTAATAGCCGCTTACGACCATCTCATGCATCTACATATAAGCGTGGTACTACTTTTACCACGAGAACAAGGAATTTAGGTACCTACACTTTGGCAAAAGATACGATTGCCCCAAAAATTTCAACTAAGAACTTCAAGGATAAACAATGGTTGAACAACTACCATTACCTTAGCGTACGTATTACCGATGACCTAAGCGGTATAGATACCTATTCTGCCACGATAAACGGGGAATGGATTCTTATGGAGTATGAGCCCAAGACCAACACACTTACCTATAATTTTGACGATGTTATTCTTGACAAAAAAGAATGCAAACTTGAAGTTACCGTAACCGACAATGTTGGCAATACAAACACTATGACCAGTACTTTTTACAGAAAATGACACCTCTTTGAAGTGCACTAGACTTATTCTGCTTTTTGTACTATTCGGTTTTACGCTTCACGTAAGTGCACAGACCGCTACCCTTACCGGCATTGTTCTGAACAACGAAAATAAACCTTTACAAGAGGTAAATATTACCATTGGGTCAATTGGCACATTTTCAGACGAAAACGGATTTTACTCACTTCAAGTAACCGCCGACGAAGTCATTACCGTAACTTTTTCTCATTTAGGTCTTAAGAATGTGGTTTTAGAAAATCTAATTCTCAACACCAACGAAGTTTTTGAATTCAATCCCGTTCTTAGTACGGATACCATACAAATTGCTGGAGTAACCATTACGCCTACAGGTAATAAAACCGTTGCCGGAATCATCACTGTTAGTCCAGAAATCGTACGTACTATTCCAGGTGCAAATGCGGGTGTGGAAAATATTCTAAAACTATTACCCGGTGTTTCTTCAAGCAATGAATTAAGTACCCAATACAACGTAAGAGGCGGCAATTACGATGAAAACCTTGTTTATGTAAATGAAATTGAAGTATATCGTCCTTTTCTAGTTCGCTCTGCCCAACAAGAAGGAATGAGCTTTGTGAATAGTGATATGGTTCAAAATGTC includes:
- a CDS encoding M23 family metallopeptidase, which encodes MRKLFVGFLLFITAIGIAQEKYPQDAFRSPVDIPLVLAGTFGELRSNHFHSGIDIKTEQREGLPIYAIADGSVTRVKVSHWGYGKVLYIAHPNGYTSVYGHLQKFAPKIQEFVKKLQYKKKLYEVEDFPEYAEIKVEKGEIIAYGGNTGGSSGPHLHFEIRSSISEKPTNPLLYGFDVRDATNPTLQKIYGFPLSDDAQINQNKNTTAINFTRQKDGTFLADPVYATGTIGLGFIGFDRQDLAANHNGLYSVQQLVNGKVYTDYDLESFSFGETRYINTLIDYYYYGKYRQRIQLLYKSPGNRLSIYNKLENDGKIVVREGLSYKVELLIKDYAGNLTKAIIPVEGKKEPVKVEKDEKKTENYVIAKKPNNYDLGAAKVYFPSNTFYDDFYIDLKKDDDTVKIHNSRVAAHRNFTITFDVSKYTEAEKKQMFIARLNSRLRPSHASTYKRGTTFTTRTRNLGTYTLAKDTIAPKISTKNFKDKQWLNNYHYLSVRITDDLSGIDTYSATINGEWILMEYEPKTNTLTYNFDDVILDKKECKLEVTVTDNVGNTNTMTSTFYRK